The following proteins are co-located in the Dyadobacter chenwenxiniae genome:
- a CDS encoding ABC transporter permease has translation MLKNYLKIAFRNIWKNKVFSGINIIGLAIGMAACILIMVFVFYENSFDTVHSKNIYRLDEVQKFKGMVAPQKVALSMFPMGPTLKNEFPEIKNFVRIKKFDNVAMLYQEKKSELTSALWVDANFLEMFDYKLIDGQKGNVLKEPNSAVLSEKSAASIFGNQNPIGKSIIHYGEDTLTFKVTGVMKNVPANSHLQFEALFSFSTIIKPNYMDNWGGNWLVTYLELASGADIAALEKKFPAYLGRHMSKENASYYELFLQPLADVHGKSTEITHDYINYQKFDRSYTYIFSVIGIIVLVIACVNFMNLSTARSTGRAKEVGIRKSIGAQRFQLAGQFIGESVLLAFMALVLAILMVKLLVPVVSNFSQRALDFAFFTNPSLLFGILFGTVVIGIFSGLYPAVFLSSFQPILVLKGTLKTGKASFRNWLVIAQFSSAVFLIIATGFAVKQLRYMEQKDPGFDKEQVVIIPLDSKSGPKYQALKQELLSSSFVSGVTGSQQRLGNNLHQTGVTFHGEGPQKEIASSQVVVDPDYLSLYKIKIIAGRNFREDAADNAKAYIVNESLAKELLKDQPTLTLQTLIGKHFGFSGMDSAGVIVGVAKDFNFNSLHHKIETLCLFNQKDWGYEEMSVRIKGKDAKQAIAGIQSVWNNIVPEQDFKYSFLDDHFATLYKADSQVSEIVGILAGLAIFVSCLGLFGLASYSAERRVKEIGVRKVMGASVAGIVALLSKDFLKLVVASILIATPVAWWAVSTWLKDFAYRIDIEWWIFALAGALSVVVALLTISFQSIKAALTNPVKSLRSE, from the coding sequence ATGCTCAAAAATTACCTGAAAATTGCTTTTCGCAATATCTGGAAGAATAAAGTCTTTTCCGGGATCAACATTATAGGCCTTGCGATAGGAATGGCCGCCTGCATTCTCATTATGGTTTTCGTTTTTTATGAAAACAGTTTTGATACAGTCCACTCCAAAAATATTTACCGGCTCGATGAAGTCCAGAAGTTCAAAGGCATGGTGGCACCTCAAAAAGTGGCCCTTTCCATGTTTCCCATGGGCCCGACGCTTAAAAATGAATTTCCCGAAATAAAGAATTTCGTACGCATTAAAAAGTTTGATAACGTCGCAATGCTGTATCAGGAGAAAAAATCGGAGTTGACGAGTGCGCTTTGGGTCGATGCAAATTTTTTGGAAATGTTTGATTATAAGCTTATTGATGGCCAAAAGGGGAATGTGCTGAAAGAACCTAATTCAGCGGTTCTTTCGGAAAAAAGCGCTGCTAGCATTTTTGGAAATCAAAATCCGATCGGCAAGTCCATCATTCATTACGGCGAAGACACGCTTACATTCAAAGTAACCGGTGTGATGAAAAACGTTCCGGCCAATTCGCACTTGCAGTTCGAAGCATTGTTTTCGTTCAGCACGATCATCAAGCCAAATTATATGGATAACTGGGGAGGGAACTGGCTGGTTACTTACCTGGAACTCGCTTCGGGCGCCGATATAGCCGCGCTGGAAAAGAAATTTCCCGCTTACCTGGGCAGGCACATGAGCAAAGAAAACGCCAGTTATTATGAGCTTTTCCTGCAACCGCTCGCCGATGTGCATGGAAAGTCCACCGAGATCACTCACGATTATATCAATTACCAGAAGTTTGATCGCAGTTACACGTACATATTTTCCGTGATCGGCATTATTGTGCTGGTCATCGCCTGCGTTAATTTTATGAATTTATCGACGGCCCGTTCAACTGGCCGGGCGAAGGAAGTGGGTATCCGGAAATCGATTGGTGCACAGCGGTTTCAGCTGGCCGGTCAGTTTATAGGCGAGTCTGTTCTGCTGGCTTTTATGGCTTTGGTGCTGGCAATCCTGATGGTGAAGCTGTTGGTTCCTGTCGTGAGTAATTTCAGTCAGCGTGCACTTGACTTCGCCTTTTTTACCAATCCTTCGCTACTATTCGGCATCTTGTTCGGGACCGTTGTGATAGGCATATTTTCGGGATTGTATCCGGCTGTCTTTCTGTCGTCGTTTCAGCCGATCCTGGTTTTGAAAGGCACATTAAAGACCGGAAAAGCCAGTTTCCGCAATTGGCTGGTCATCGCGCAGTTTTCAAGTGCCGTTTTCCTGATCATAGCCACAGGCTTTGCGGTCAAGCAATTGCGCTATATGGAACAAAAAGATCCTGGTTTTGATAAAGAACAGGTTGTAATCATTCCACTCGACTCGAAATCCGGCCCTAAATACCAGGCGCTTAAACAAGAATTGCTGTCCAGCTCATTTGTGTCAGGCGTCACAGGCTCTCAGCAACGCCTGGGCAATAACCTGCATCAGACCGGCGTCACTTTTCATGGCGAAGGCCCGCAGAAAGAGATTGCCTCTTCCCAAGTGGTTGTGGACCCCGATTATTTGTCTTTGTATAAAATTAAGATCATTGCCGGCAGGAATTTCCGCGAAGATGCCGCGGACAACGCAAAAGCCTACATTGTAAATGAATCGCTGGCGAAAGAACTTTTGAAAGACCAGCCCACATTGACCCTGCAAACATTAATAGGGAAGCATTTTGGTTTCTCAGGCATGGATTCCGCGGGCGTGATCGTGGGTGTTGCAAAGGATTTCAATTTCAACTCCTTGCATCATAAAATAGAAACGCTTTGTCTTTTTAATCAAAAGGATTGGGGTTATGAGGAAATGTCGGTGCGGATCAAAGGCAAGGATGCGAAGCAGGCCATTGCAGGCATTCAATCTGTATGGAACAACATTGTGCCCGAGCAGGATTTTAAATATTCATTCCTGGACGATCACTTTGCAACATTGTACAAGGCTGACAGTCAGGTAAGTGAGATTGTAGGCATTCTTGCTGGGCTGGCAATTTTCGTATCTTGTCTCGGCCTGTTCGGGCTTGCTTCGTATTCGGCCGAGCGTCGCGTCAAGGAAATTGGCGTACGCAAAGTCATGGGAGCATCCGTTGCCGGCATTGTTGCGCTGCTTTCCAAAGACTTTTTAAAGCTCGTCGTCGCTTCCATTCTCATTGCCACGCCCGTTGCCTGGTGGGCGGTGAGCACCTGGCTTAAAGATTTTGCGTACAGGATCGACATTGAATGGTGGATTTTCGCGCTGGCCGGTGCGCTTTCTGTGGTGGTTGCGCTGCTTACCATCAGCTTTCAGAGCATTAAGGCGGCATTGACAAACCCCGTAAAGTCATTACGAAGTGAGTAA
- a CDS encoding ABC transporter permease, which translates to MIQNYLKIAWRSLLKNKVYSAINVFGLAIGITTCMLITLYVMDEISYDKHQVHGERIYRVASQVQGEKWVAAPGPMAAGLKRDFPEVEQVTRLLRMPGIDKFLLKNETGEKQFYETNGYYVDSTFFQIFTYDFKYGDQKTALNQPNSIIITEEIASKLFGNVNPVDKIIKVNLPFAVGSYTVKGVLRNNDHKSHIPANMLLSMNNSDVGQWAKGQTNWATNNIFHTYLKLNADNNADAVEGKLDAFLKRNGAADLNVMQFSKKLFLQPLRDIYLYSNFDFEIAPNGNVKYLYIFSSVAAFLLLIACINFMNLSTARSEKRAKEVGVKKVVGAAKSSLVGQFLWESLLLSTLALLISLPFLELLLPTFNQLTGKNLYLLQHPEILGYLFALTIVTGLLAGFYPAFYLSSFSPIATLKGRFKSNNSAVFVRKGLVVFQFTVSIVLILGAMLISQQMEYLSNQNLGFNKGQKVILPLQTTEAGKNYKAFKNELANIPQVKASAVGSTYPGIENVLDMLFYAEGKTMKENVDVSFANIDNDYIKTLGIKLLQGRGFSNAFSADSNALVLNEVAVKKLGYNIGNAVGKKIYSDFHDRKITMTIIGVVKDYHFESLQHEIKPLALTVSPFFSSTNTYLIVDVHGGNYGALMGKIGDAWKKVNPGSPFEYSFLDSDFQKNYEKEERTSRLIRYFSLIGIVIACLGLFGLATFTAEQRTREIGIRKVLGASVLGITGLLSADFLKLVFISIVIATPISSWAMNKWLENFAFKTVVSWQIFVVAGIAAILVAFVTISFQSIKAALTDPVKTLKSE; encoded by the coding sequence ATGATACAAAATTATTTGAAAATCGCCTGGCGGAGCCTATTAAAAAATAAGGTTTATAGTGCGATCAATGTGTTCGGGTTGGCCATTGGCATCACCACTTGCATGCTCATTACGTTGTACGTAATGGACGAGATCAGCTACGACAAGCATCAAGTGCACGGTGAGCGGATTTATCGGGTTGCGTCGCAGGTGCAAGGCGAAAAATGGGTGGCAGCACCCGGGCCAATGGCAGCGGGTTTGAAGCGTGATTTTCCCGAAGTGGAGCAGGTAACGAGGTTGCTCAGGATGCCGGGCATTGACAAGTTCCTGTTAAAAAACGAAACGGGCGAGAAGCAGTTTTACGAGACAAACGGCTATTACGTCGACTCAACCTTTTTCCAGATTTTTACTTATGATTTTAAATACGGCGATCAGAAAACGGCTTTGAATCAGCCTAATTCGATCATTATCACGGAGGAAATTGCCAGTAAGCTGTTTGGTAATGTCAATCCGGTCGATAAGATCATTAAGGTTAACCTTCCATTTGCGGTGGGTTCGTATACAGTCAAAGGTGTGCTTCGGAATAATGATCATAAATCGCACATTCCAGCCAATATGCTGCTGTCCATGAACAACAGTGATGTGGGGCAATGGGCAAAAGGGCAGACAAACTGGGCGACAAACAACATTTTCCACACTTATTTGAAGCTGAACGCAGACAACAATGCAGATGCTGTGGAGGGAAAGCTGGATGCATTTTTGAAAAGAAACGGCGCTGCGGATTTGAATGTGATGCAGTTCTCCAAAAAGCTGTTTCTCCAACCATTAAGGGACATTTATCTTTACTCAAACTTCGATTTTGAAATTGCACCCAACGGGAACGTCAAATATCTCTACATTTTCAGTTCGGTGGCCGCATTTCTTTTACTGATCGCCTGCATTAACTTCATGAATCTGAGCACGGCCAGAAGTGAAAAGCGGGCAAAGGAAGTAGGCGTAAAAAAAGTGGTTGGGGCGGCCAAAAGTTCTCTGGTAGGGCAATTCTTGTGGGAATCTTTACTACTGAGCACATTGGCTTTGCTGATCTCGCTGCCGTTTCTGGAATTGCTTTTGCCAACATTCAACCAGCTGACCGGTAAGAATTTATATCTGCTGCAGCATCCCGAAATTTTGGGCTATTTATTCGCATTGACCATTGTAACCGGCTTGCTGGCAGGTTTTTACCCGGCTTTTTACCTCTCTTCTTTTTCCCCGATCGCTACATTAAAAGGACGTTTTAAAAGTAATAACTCTGCTGTTTTTGTGCGCAAAGGACTTGTTGTTTTTCAATTTACGGTGTCCATCGTCCTGATCCTGGGTGCAATGCTGATCAGCCAGCAAATGGAATATCTGAGTAATCAAAATCTTGGTTTTAATAAAGGTCAAAAAGTGATTTTGCCGTTGCAAACAACAGAAGCAGGCAAAAATTACAAGGCTTTTAAAAACGAACTTGCCAACATTCCGCAGGTAAAAGCTTCTGCTGTGGGCTCCACTTATCCCGGCATTGAGAATGTGTTGGACATGCTTTTTTATGCGGAAGGCAAAACAATGAAAGAGAATGTGGACGTGAGTTTCGCCAACATTGACAATGATTACATCAAAACGCTGGGCATTAAGTTGCTGCAAGGCAGGGGCTTTTCCAATGCATTCAGCGCCGATTCCAATGCGCTGGTCTTGAATGAAGTTGCCGTTAAAAAGCTTGGCTATAATATTGGTAATGCCGTAGGGAAAAAGATATATTCCGATTTTCACGACCGGAAAATAACCATGACCATTATTGGCGTCGTTAAGGATTATCATTTCGAATCGTTGCAGCATGAGATAAAACCGCTTGCGTTAACAGTTTCACCGTTTTTTAGCTCAACAAACACCTATCTCATCGTGGATGTGCACGGAGGCAATTACGGCGCGTTGATGGGAAAAATAGGCGATGCGTGGAAAAAAGTAAATCCGGGTTCACCATTCGAATATTCCTTCCTGGACAGTGACTTTCAAAAAAACTACGAAAAAGAAGAAAGGACATCCAGGCTTATCAGATATTTCTCTTTGATCGGCATCGTCATCGCTTGCCTCGGGTTATTTGGTTTGGCCACATTCACCGCCGAACAGCGCACCAGGGAAATTGGCATCCGAAAAGTTTTAGGCGCTTCGGTGCTGGGTATAACGGGACTGCTCTCGGCGGATTTCTTGAAATTGGTTTTCATTTCCATTGTAATCGCTACGCCGATTTCCAGTTGGGCGATGAATAAATGGCTGGAAAATTTCGCTTTTAAGACCGTCGTTTCCTGGCAAATCTTCGTTGTCGCGGGCATAGCGGCCATTTTGGTTGCATTTGTTACCATTAGTTTTCAAAGTATCAAAGCCGCATTGACTGATCCCGTAAAAACATTGAAAAGTGAATAA
- a CDS encoding ABC transporter permease, with translation MLRNYLKIALRNLLKSKGYSAINIGGLAIGMAVAMLAGLWIYDELSFNKNHKNYDHIGMIVVDQVFGGELQTSKSVPYPFVQELKTNYSDNFKYIVPSTHTSDGILTVGEKKLNRKGQFIAAEGPEMLSLEMRRGSWASLQDQQSIMLSSSAAKALFGKVDPMNKVVSVNSDMLLKVAGIYADFPKNSQFYDVHFLGSWDYFIANNRYMREKQWDNHALNLYVEVKPGVEFAKASAAIKDSELNVIRHLDNMKNEAATNPQMWVHPMSDWHLYSNFKNGQVDSGPVQYVWLVGVIGFFVLLLACINFMNLSTARSEKRAKEVGIRKAIGSLRLQLIGQFFSESFLVVLLSFAIAMILLNLSLPWFNDLSAKEMIVHTTNSYFWLVSIAFILITGFLAGSYPALYLTSFQPVKVLKGSIMHVGRFASLPRKVLVVMQFTVSIALVICTIIIYSQVNFAKNRPVGYSRDGLLMIEMKSDDFYKKSELISAELKRTGVVGEVALSQSPVTDVWSQNGGFSWKGMTMENPPGFSTLTVSPEYANVVQWKFVAGRNFSGNLASDSAGFVINETAAKLLGFKQPVGETLSWQSHWMTNDVKKDFRILGVVKDMVMESPFQKVAPSVFFLFGEPNWINIRLNDGVNASAALPKIEAVFRKLTPTVPFEYKFADQEYDAKFRSEERMGKLAGFFASLAIFISCLGLFGLASFVAEQRTKEIGIRKVLGASVRNLWQMLSQDFIQLVVIAAIIATPIAWYAMQEWLVKYAYRTEISGWIFAGTGLGALIVTLLTVSYQAIRAAMLDPVKTLKSE, from the coding sequence ATGCTAAGAAATTATCTCAAAATCGCACTTAGGAACCTGCTCAAAAGCAAAGGTTACTCGGCCATTAACATTGGTGGATTGGCCATCGGAATGGCTGTCGCAATGCTTGCCGGACTTTGGATCTACGACGAATTATCATTCAATAAAAACCATAAAAACTACGATCACATCGGGATGATCGTAGTGGATCAGGTGTTTGGAGGGGAATTACAAACGTCAAAATCGGTTCCTTATCCATTTGTTCAGGAGCTAAAAACCAATTATAGCGACAACTTCAAATACATTGTGCCATCCACCCACACCAGTGACGGCATTTTGACAGTGGGCGAGAAGAAACTGAACAGAAAAGGCCAGTTTATTGCCGCCGAAGGACCCGAAATGCTGTCCCTGGAAATGCGTCGCGGCTCTTGGGCCAGCTTGCAGGATCAGCAGTCCATCATGCTATCTTCGTCCGCTGCGAAGGCGCTCTTTGGGAAAGTGGATCCCATGAACAAGGTGGTATCGGTCAATTCGGATATGCTTTTGAAAGTTGCAGGCATTTACGCGGATTTCCCCAAAAACTCGCAGTTTTACGATGTTCATTTTCTTGGAAGTTGGGATTATTTTATTGCTAACAATCGCTATATGCGTGAAAAGCAATGGGATAACCATGCACTAAACCTATATGTGGAAGTCAAACCAGGGGTGGAATTTGCGAAAGCTTCAGCGGCAATCAAAGATTCGGAATTGAATGTGATCCGGCACCTGGATAACATGAAAAATGAGGCTGCTACAAATCCGCAAATGTGGGTGCACCCCATGAGCGACTGGCACCTTTATTCCAATTTCAAGAATGGACAAGTGGACTCCGGGCCGGTGCAATATGTGTGGCTCGTGGGCGTAATCGGCTTTTTCGTTCTATTATTGGCCTGCATTAACTTCATGAACCTGAGCACGGCCCGATCCGAAAAGCGGGCCAAAGAAGTAGGCATTCGCAAGGCGATCGGGTCGTTGCGTTTGCAGTTGATAGGCCAGTTTTTTTCAGAATCATTTCTGGTTGTATTGCTGTCTTTTGCTATCGCCATGATCCTCTTAAATTTGTCATTGCCCTGGTTTAATGATCTGTCCGCCAAGGAAATGATCGTGCATACAACCAATTCGTATTTCTGGCTGGTGAGCATTGCGTTTATCCTCATTACGGGATTCCTGGCTGGAAGCTATCCCGCATTGTATCTGACGTCTTTTCAGCCCGTGAAAGTCTTGAAGGGCAGCATTATGCATGTCGGGCGTTTTGCTTCGTTGCCCCGTAAAGTGCTGGTTGTAATGCAGTTCACGGTTTCAATTGCATTAGTGATTTGTACGATCATCATTTATAGCCAGGTGAATTTTGCCAAAAATCGTCCGGTAGGCTATTCGCGTGACGGCTTGCTGATGATAGAAATGAAGTCGGATGATTTTTATAAAAAGTCGGAGCTGATCAGTGCTGAGTTAAAGCGGACGGGCGTAGTCGGGGAAGTTGCTTTGTCCCAAAGTCCGGTTACGGATGTGTGGTCACAAAACGGCGGTTTTAGCTGGAAAGGCATGACGATGGAAAATCCGCCTGGTTTCAGCACGCTGACCGTCTCGCCGGAATATGCAAATGTGGTGCAATGGAAATTTGTTGCAGGCCGAAATTTTTCGGGAAATCTGGCCTCCGATTCTGCCGGATTTGTTATTAATGAAACAGCCGCAAAGTTGCTGGGTTTCAAGCAGCCAGTTGGGGAAACATTGAGCTGGCAAAGCCATTGGATGACGAATGATGTCAAGAAGGATTTCAGGATTTTGGGTGTGGTGAAAGATATGGTCATGGAATCGCCGTTCCAAAAAGTAGCACCGAGCGTTTTCTTTTTGTTTGGAGAGCCCAACTGGATCAATATCCGGCTTAACGATGGTGTCAACGCCAGTGCTGCATTGCCTAAAATAGAAGCAGTGTTTAGGAAGCTTACGCCGACTGTGCCCTTTGAATACAAATTTGCCGATCAGGAATATGATGCAAAGTTCCGTTCCGAAGAGCGGATGGGTAAGCTGGCTGGTTTCTTTGCCTCGCTAGCCATTTTTATTTCCTGCCTCGGACTTTTCGGGCTTGCCTCATTCGTAGCCGAACAACGGACAAAAGAAATAGGCATCCGCAAAGTTCTGGGTGCTTCCGTTCGTAATCTATGGCAAATGTTATCTCAGGATTTTATACAGCTTGTGGTCATTGCCGCCATAATCGCGACACCGATCGCCTGGTATGCCATGCAGGAATGGCTGGTGAAATACGCTTACCGGACTGAAATTTCCGGGTGGATATTTGCCGGAACAGGCCTGGGTGCGCTCATTGTCACATTGTTAACTGTAAGTTATCAAGCCATCCGCGCAGCAATGCTGGATCCCGTGAAAACATTGAAAAGCGAGTAA
- a CDS encoding capsule assembly Wzi family protein, translated as MPLGLKAGLEAGAYISSPETTPFWLRTNQFGIVPKTGPAGQIQGSVRRDYVFFDSLSNRPQKMDWGFAVNPVLTYNDQDQFKVLLPEAHVKARFKMLEIYAGRRREVMGLGDTTLSSGFYAGSGNSLPIPKVQIGTITFVPLKFTRNFLAVHAGFAHGWFDADYIKGVRLHQKFLYFRLGKVKSKSKFYFGLNHNVLWAGHSEELKNHPELALNGELPSSWKFYPNVVLAYTSKDWFTKNGYGSFDSYRLGNHLGSYDFAFETKLGDNQLFIYHQHPFEDVSSMIFKNVPDGLFGINLKTGVLPNAGFAVTRLTLEFLTTKDQSGSSFYIPGSTYQGADNYFNHSQYSKGWSYFDRTVGTPFIVPGKDMDQSNPTSRRYFPGNRVNVWYAGVQGSLGNTLALTLKISYSRNFGMPGDAFNPVRGQLSSYLAGEYVFPHLKKTALIAKLGLDNGDLFVNSAGAYFGIKRTW; from the coding sequence TTGCCCTTAGGCTTAAAAGCTGGACTGGAAGCCGGTGCATACATTTCGTCCCCCGAAACAACCCCCTTCTGGCTGCGCACCAACCAATTTGGCATTGTGCCCAAGACCGGCCCTGCCGGACAAATTCAAGGTTCGGTCCGAAGAGATTACGTTTTTTTTGACAGCCTTTCTAATCGCCCGCAAAAGATGGATTGGGGATTTGCAGTGAATCCGGTCCTTACGTATAATGATCAGGATCAGTTCAAAGTCCTCCTGCCCGAAGCACATGTGAAGGCAAGGTTCAAAATGCTTGAAATTTATGCAGGGAGAAGGCGGGAGGTGATGGGTTTGGGGGATACAACATTGTCTTCCGGCTTTTATGCAGGTTCCGGAAATTCGCTTCCTATCCCGAAAGTGCAGATTGGAACGATAACCTTTGTTCCGTTGAAATTTACACGCAATTTTCTGGCTGTGCATGCGGGTTTCGCGCATGGATGGTTTGATGCAGATTATATCAAGGGCGTCAGGCTTCATCAGAAATTTCTTTATTTCAGGCTCGGGAAGGTTAAATCCAAAAGCAAATTTTACTTTGGGTTGAACCACAATGTGCTTTGGGCTGGACATTCCGAAGAGTTGAAAAATCACCCGGAACTGGCATTGAATGGTGAATTGCCGTCCTCCTGGAAGTTTTATCCCAATGTCGTGCTGGCCTACACATCCAAAGACTGGTTTACCAAAAACGGTTACGGGTCATTTGACAGTTACCGGCTGGGGAATCATTTAGGAAGCTATGACTTTGCCTTCGAAACGAAGCTTGGTGACAACCAATTGTTCATTTATCACCAGCATCCTTTTGAAGACGTTTCGAGCATGATTTTTAAGAATGTACCCGATGGCTTATTCGGCATTAATTTGAAAACGGGTGTATTGCCCAATGCGGGCTTTGCTGTCACGCGCCTGACGCTGGAATTCCTGACAACCAAAGACCAGTCGGGCTCCTCCTTTTACATTCCCGGAAGCACTTACCAGGGCGCCGATAACTATTTTAACCATTCTCAATATTCAAAAGGCTGGTCGTATTTCGATCGCACCGTCGGCACGCCGTTTATTGTGCCTGGTAAGGATATGGATCAGTCCAATCCGACCAGTCGGCGCTATTTTCCCGGAAACCGTGTCAATGTCTGGTACGCGGGCGTGCAGGGAAGTTTGGGGAATACGCTTGCATTGACATTAAAGATTTCTTACAGCCGTAATTTTGGGATGCCGGGCGATGCGTTTAATCCTGTTCGTGGCCAGTTATCTTCTTATCTGGCCGGCGAATATGTATTTCCTCATTTAAAAAAGACCGCTTTAATAGCAAAATTAGGACTGGATAACGGAGATCTTTTTGTGAATAGTGCAGGCGCATATTTTGGTATCAAAAGGACCTGGTAG